Within Halopelagius longus, the genomic segment GTTCGAGGACGTCGCCGACGCCGCGAGAGTCGTCGCCGAGGACTACGACGCCTACGACGAGGAGGTAATCGAACGCGCGGTGGAGTACGCGACCGAGGAAGTGCAAGAAGACGAACCGGGTGTGGGCGGCGGACGGGCGGGCACGAGGTACGTCGCGTTCCTGTTCGACTTCGTCGGCGACAGGGAGAACAGAGATATCCTCTACGAACGGTTGTTCGCGCACGTCGAGCGAGAACGCGCGCGGGAACGCGACGCGACCGGACTGTTCGAGTGAGCCACCGTCACTCGCCGTCTCCGTCCTCGTCTTCGAACTCCGCGGAGTTGTCTATCGGGTCGAAGCCGAGAACCTCCTTCGCGCGGTCGATGGAGTAGTACTTCCGGTCGTTGTTGCTGATGCCGTAGACGATTTCGAAGTCGTAGTCGGCCTCGATGCACCGCGAGAAGAGGTGCGCGCAGTCCCGATACGAGAGCCACATCGCCTGTCCGCGTTCGTAGTCGATGGGCGGGTGCCCCTCCGTCAGGTTGCCGATGCGCACGTTGACGACGGAGATACCGTACTCGTCGTGGTAGTAGCGGGTGAGAATCTCGCCCGTCGCCTTGCTGACGCCGTAGAGGTTGCTCGGACGGGGGAGTTCCGTTCCGTCGAGTCGGAACTTGTCGTGCGAGCGGTACATGTCGGGCGTGCGGTCCTCCGTCTCGTAGCTGCCGACGGCGTGGTTCGACGAGGCGAAGGCGAACTTCTCGACGCCCGCCTCGGCGGCGGCCTCGAGAACGGTGTGCGTCCCGTCGATGTTGTTCTGCAGGACGCTGTTCCACGGCGCTTCCGGCCGCGGGTCGCCCGCGAGGTGGATGACCGCGCGGACGCCGGCGACGGCTTCTTCGACGGCCTCTCTGTCGGTGATGTCCGCGGCGTACACCGCCTCGTCGCCGACCCTCTCTGGAATCTTGTCGTCAGACAGCGGTTCGCGGTCGAGCAATCGCCAGTCGTAGTCGGTCCCGATGTGGCGGAGAATAGCCTGACCGACGCGCCCACCCGCCCCTGTCAAGAGAACCGGGTCGTCCATTCGGTCGTTACTGGGCGAAGGATGGCTAAGAAAGACCCGATTCGCGTCTGCGAGGAAGCGAGCCGACACGTCTATCTTCGGGCGGGCGCGAGAGACCCCATGCCGAGTACGGCAGAGACGGCTTGCTTCGAGGCGGGTATCAAGTTCGGGTCGCTGTACCACCAGTTCGCCGGGACGCCGGTCAGCCCCTCCAGCGCGGACTCTCTCGCCACCGCGATGGAGGACGCCATCGAGAACCAACCCCACTGCGAGTCGGTCGAAGTGGACGTCCTCGTGGACGACCTCGCCTCCGAACTCGCCGAATCGACGGCGGACTACGCGGAGTTGACGGGGCGGTTCATAGAAGTCGAGATGCTCGTGGAGTACGAGGGGACGCGCGTCCGGACGCGAATGGAGATGGAGGACGACTACCCCATGATGCGACTCGTCTCCGTCGAGGACTGAACGGGCGTCAGAGCCGCTCCGAGACGAGATTTCACTTTCACTTTCGGGCGTGTATTTAAACTACCGGGAGCCGAAGGGAGAGGCATGAGTAGTCAAAGCACGCTCGGGGACGACGACCTGTTCGGAGAGGCCGCCGAAGAGATGCGCTCTGAGGTCGAGGAGCACCTCGACGCCGTGCGGGGTTCCCTGCCCGACGCCGACGCCATCTGGGACACCGAGGCGCAGAACGTCCTCGGCGTACTCAACGGTCTCAAGTCGGCGCTGGACGTCGAGGAAGCCGAGGAGAACCTCCGGCAGGCGAAGAAGACGTTCATCGTCGGCCAACGCGCCGACGCGTTCGAGGACCCCGACTCCCTCGAATCGGAGATAGCGTCCGTCCAAGAACTGTTGGAGACGGTGAGCGACGCGGAGGAACTCGTCGGCGAACTGACGAGCACCATGCCGCAACTGCGGAGTCAACTGCAGGAGGCCGCAGACGCCGCCGAGGAACGGGACGCCGCATCCGACGCGGACGCCGATGCGGACGCCGACGACGGCGAAGATACGGACGAAGCGGACGCCGACGCCGAAGAGGAAGCCGAAGAAGACGAAGAGTGATTTCAGTCGCGCCGACGCGGCCGGTCGACGTCGCGTTCGGCGACGGCGTCGAGGAGTTCGGCCAACGACTCGGCCGACAGGTCGAGTAGTGCTTCCCCCAGCGACGCGTCGCCCTGTCTCGGGTCGCCCACCACGCCGTTCTCGGTGAACTCAGCGGAGTCGTGCGAGAGGTTCACCCCCGATACCCACTCGCCCCAGCGGTCGCTCCCGCCTTCCGCGGCCGCTTCTACTCGCTCCTCGCGGACGAGTTCCGGCCGGAGGTGTCTGAGGAACGCGGTCTCTAAGGGTCCGCCGTGGCCCATCTTCGCGGCGTGGTCGCCGACGGCGTCGAACCACGTGAACGCCACCGCGTAGGCGTCGTCCTCGCGGGTTATCGTCCCCGCCACCTCGTTCAACGCGTCCACGTTGCCGCCGTGGCCGTTGACGATTACGACGCGGTCGAACCCGTGTTCCGCGAGGCTACCGACCGTCTCGCGGACGGCCGAGCGGAACGTCTCCGGAGAGAACCACAGCGTGCCGGGGAACTGCCGGTGTTCGGCGGCGACGCCGACGGGGAGGGTCGGAGCGACTGCCGCGTCGCCGTCGTACGCCTCCGCGCCGGCCTCGGCCACCGCCTCGGCGGTGAACGCGTCGGTTCCGAGGGGAGCGTGGGGACCGTGCTGTTCGGTGCTGCCGACGGGCAACAGCGCGAGGTTCGTCTCCGCGGCGAGATTCGACACGTCGGTCCACGTCGCCTCCGAGAGTCGCATACACGGCGGTGTGGGCTCGGGCGGCTTGTAACCGCCGGATGGAAGCGCCGTCGGACCGGCGCGTTACAGCGCCCCGCCTCAGTCGTCGTCGTCCCCGACTTCGGTCCGGGAGGCGCGGCGACTCGCCCGTTCGACGAACTCGTCGGGGAGTTCGTCTATCTCGCCCGCTTGGACGCCCCAGAGGTGGGCGTACAGGCCGTCCTCGCCGATGAGTTCCTCGTGGGTGCCGCGCTCGACGATTTGCCCGTCTTCGAGGACGACTATCTGGTCTGCGTCCTTGATGGTCGAGAGGCGGTGAGCGATGCTGAACGTCGTCCGGTCCTCCGTCAGGCGGTCGAGGGAGCGTTGGATGAGCATCTCCGTCTCGGTGTCGACGTCGGAGGTGGCCTCGTCCAAGATGAGGATGTCGGGGTCCCTGAGGATGGCGCGGGCGATGGAGAGACGCTGACGCTGCCCGCCGGAGAGCTTCACGCCGCGTTCGCCGATTTCGGTGTCGTAGCCCTCCGGGAGGTTCCGGATGAAATCGTGGGCCTCGGCGGCTTTGGCGGCCTCGACCACGTCCTCGTGGTCGGCGTCGAACGACCCGTAGCGGATGTTCTCCTCGACCGTTCCGTAGAACATGAACGTGTCCTGCCCGACGTAGCCGATGGCCTGCCTGAGACTCGGAATCGTCACGTCGCGCACGTCGGTACCGTCCACTCGAACCGACCCCTCGTCCACGTCGTACATCCGAAGGAGGAGCTTCAGGACCGTCGATTTCCCTGCGCCGGTCGGGCCGACGAGCGCGAGGGTGTCGCCGCCCGGAACCTCGAACGAGACGTCCTCGACGATGGTCTCGCTCTCGTCGTAGCCGAACGTCACGTCGTCGTACTCGACGCGGCCGTCGCGGACGACCAACTCCTCCGCGCCGGGGTCCTCCTCGATGCGCGACGGTTCGTCCATCAGGCCGAACATCCGAGCGCTGGAGGCGTGCGCCCGCTGGTACATGTTGATAATCTGCCCGAACTGCGCCATCGGCCAGATGAACCGCTGGGTGAAGAGGATGAACGTGACGAACTCCCCGGGCGCGAGCGTCCCGGTGAAGAACCACGGTCCCGTCTCGTTCAGCACCCAGAGGCCGCCGACGGTGAACGTCAGGACGAAGCCGATGCCCGCGAGGATGCGCAGGCCGGGGAAGAACTTGATGCGGGTGTCGATGGCGTCCCAGTTCGCGTCGAAGTAGTCCATCGACACGTCCTCTACGCGTTCTGACTCGTACGTCTCCGTGTTCGACGTCTTGATGACGGAGATGCCGCCGAGGTTGTTCTCCAACCGGGAGTTGACCCGCCCGACGGACGAGCGGACTTCGGCGTACTTCGGCTGGATGGTCTTGATGAAGTAGTAGGTGAAGAGGGCGATGAGGGGCACCGGAAGCAGGGCGACGAGGGCGAGTTGCCAGTTCAGCCAAAAGAGGATGCCCGCGATGCCGAGGACCATGACGCCGAGGCGGAACGCGGAGTTCATCCCGTCGTTGAGGAACCGTTCGAGGCGGTTCACGTCGTTCGAGAGGATGGACATCATCTCGCCGGTCTGCTTGTCGGCGAAGAACTCCATGTTCAGCCGCTGCATCTTGTCGTACGTGTCCGTCCGAACGTCGTGTTGGATGTTCTGCGCGAAGGAGTTCCACCCCCAGTTGCGCGTCCAGTGGAACGCCGCCCCGCCGAAGAACGCGACGGCGATGAGGCCGATGGTGAACCACAGTTGCGCGTCTCGCGCCCCCGGGAGCCACGCCTGCGGG encodes:
- the azf gene encoding NAD-dependent glucose-6-phosphate dehydrogenase Azf: MDDPVLLTGAGGRVGQAILRHIGTDYDWRLLDREPLSDDKIPERVGDEAVYAADITDREAVEEAVAGVRAVIHLAGDPRPEAPWNSVLQNNIDGTHTVLEAAAEAGVEKFAFASSNHAVGSYETEDRTPDMYRSHDKFRLDGTELPRPSNLYGVSKATGEILTRYYHDEYGISVVNVRIGNLTEGHPPIDYERGQAMWLSYRDCAHLFSRCIEADYDFEIVYGISNNDRKYYSIDRAKEVLGFDPIDNSAEFEDEDGDGE
- a CDS encoding dihydroneopterin aldolase family protein, which gives rise to MPSTAETACFEAGIKFGSLYHQFAGTPVSPSSADSLATAMEDAIENQPHCESVEVDVLVDDLASELAESTADYAELTGRFIEVEMLVEYEGTRVRTRMEMEDDYPMMRLVSVED
- a CDS encoding DUF5790 family protein: MSSQSTLGDDDLFGEAAEEMRSEVEEHLDAVRGSLPDADAIWDTEAQNVLGVLNGLKSALDVEEAEENLRQAKKTFIVGQRADAFEDPDSLESEIASVQELLETVSDAEELVGELTSTMPQLRSQLQEAADAAEERDAASDADADADADDGEDTDEADADAEEEAEEDEE
- a CDS encoding creatininase family protein is translated as MRLSEATWTDVSNLAAETNLALLPVGSTEQHGPHAPLGTDAFTAEAVAEAGAEAYDGDAAVAPTLPVGVAAEHRQFPGTLWFSPETFRSAVRETVGSLAEHGFDRVVIVNGHGGNVDALNEVAGTITREDDAYAVAFTWFDAVGDHAAKMGHGGPLETAFLRHLRPELVREERVEAAAEGGSDRWGEWVSGVNLSHDSAEFTENGVVGDPRQGDASLGEALLDLSAESLAELLDAVAERDVDRPRRRD
- a CDS encoding ABC transporter ATP-binding protein, with the protein product MATSPSDDDPFEEQREQAENPMRRLFVEYGRRNLPQFSVGVLASVGARLLDLLPPLLLGIAVDAIFLDERAFDLPIVPQAWLPGARDAQLWFTIGLIAVAFFGGAAFHWTRNWGWNSFAQNIQHDVRTDTYDKMQRLNMEFFADKQTGEMMSILSNDVNRLERFLNDGMNSAFRLGVMVLGIAGILFWLNWQLALVALLPVPLIALFTYYFIKTIQPKYAEVRSSVGRVNSRLENNLGGISVIKTSNTETYESERVEDVSMDYFDANWDAIDTRIKFFPGLRILAGIGFVLTFTVGGLWVLNETGPWFFTGTLAPGEFVTFILFTQRFIWPMAQFGQIINMYQRAHASSARMFGLMDEPSRIEEDPGAEELVVRDGRVEYDDVTFGYDESETIVEDVSFEVPGGDTLALVGPTGAGKSTVLKLLLRMYDVDEGSVRVDGTDVRDVTIPSLRQAIGYVGQDTFMFYGTVEENIRYGSFDADHEDVVEAAKAAEAHDFIRNLPEGYDTEIGERGVKLSGGQRQRLSIARAILRDPDILILDEATSDVDTETEMLIQRSLDRLTEDRTTFSIAHRLSTIKDADQIVVLEDGQIVERGTHEELIGEDGLYAHLWGVQAGEIDELPDEFVERASRRASRTEVGDDDD